The DNA segment CGGCCTTGATGTCGTCGCCGTCGCGCCATTGGTCCCAGCCGAGCCGCACGGCCGAGAGCACGATGTCCCACACGAGGTAGGCGCCGAGCCCGATCAGCCGCACCGGATGCTTGAAGATGTTCCACCTGTGCGCTGGCAGCGGGAACAGCAGCAGCACGATCAGCGAGAGCAGCACGCCGAAGAACGCCGTCGAGAGGTCGAGCGTTCCCCACAGCGCGAGCCAGACGATGACGAGCCAGAGAAACAGGGCCGGGGACAGTCGTTTCACGGCGTTCCTCCCTCGTGGCCGAGCACGGCCGTCTGGTAGGCGCCGCCTTCGAGCAGGTCGTCGGCGGCCCGTTCGCTGATTTCCGAAAGCGGCCCCGCGAACGCGGCGATCAGCAGGGTCACCACGACGACCCCGCCGGTGGACACCAGCATTCCCCGCGAGGTCGAGCCGGTTCCCACGGTCAGCTCGTCGGTGGGATCGGGGTCGGGATGCGGTGGCGCGACCTTGCCCCAGAACGCCCCGACCCAGATCTTGGTCACCGCGAACAGGGTCAGCAGGCTGGTGAGCACGGCCGCGGCGGTCACCGCGTACGCCGCGGTCGTCCCGACCTCGGCGCCCGCCTGCAACAGGGTGATCTTGGCGACGAAGCCGGAAAACGGCGGGATTCCGGCAAGGCTCAGCGCCGGTAGCGCGAACAACACGGCGACAAGCGGATACGCCTTGGCGACACCGGACATCGTGTTGAGCGACACCGTGCCGGTATGCCGGGTGATGAGACCACTCACCAGGAACAACGCGGTGACGACCGTGATGTGGTGCACGATGTAGAGGATCGCCCCGGCGAGCCCGATGACGGTGAACAGCGCCAGGCCGAAGATCATGTAGCCGATGTGACTCACCAGCAGGAACGACAGCATCCGGTTGAGGTCGTTCTGCGCGATGGCGCCGAGCCCGCCGATGATCATGGTCAGCAAGGCGACGATCAGCAGCAGCGTCCAGCTCACGCCGTGGCTGAACACCAGGGTCTGCGTGCGGATCAGCGCGTAGACACCGACCTTCGTCAGCAGGCCGGCGAAGAGCGCGGTGACCGGAGCCGGTGCCGTCGGATAACTGTCCGGAAGCCAGAAGTGCAGTGGTACCAGCGCGGCCTTGATCCCGAACACGACGAGCATGAACAGACCGAGCGCGCTCTGCACACCGGGCGAAAGCTGTGCCATCTCCCCGGGCAGCGCGGCGAGATTGATCGTTCCGGTCGCCGCGTACACCAGCGCGATCATGGTGATGAACAGCAACGACGAGGTGAGACTGACGATCACGTAGGTCATGCTCGCCTTGACCCGTGCCGCCGTCGTCCTCCTCGTGATCAGCACGTAGGACGAGGCCAGCATGATCTCGAACGCGACGAAAAGGTTGAACAGGTCGCCGGTCAGGTAGGCCAGCGAGACCCCGGCACACAGCACCAGATACACCGGGTGGAAAGCGGTCGATGCCGTTTCCCTGCCGTAGTCGGTGATGCGCTGGCCGATGGAGAATATGAGCACGGCGAGCGTCACGATCGCCGACACCAGCAGCAGCAACGCGGCCAGCCGGTCGGCGACGAGGGTAATCCCGAAGGGCGCCGAGTATCCGCCGAGCTGGAGCACCACGGGCCCCTCGGTGTCGGCCCTGTACAGCAGCGCACCGGCGATCGCGGCGATGGCGGCGAGCACGAGAACTCCGATGATGCGCTGCACGCTCGGGAACCGGCCGGCCATCAGCGACAGCGCGGCGGCGAGCAGCGGGAGCAGTACGGGTAGTACGACGAGAACGGTCACCGGCGCGCCTCCCCACCGTTGGAGGCCGACCCCGCGGCCGTGCTGTCGGTGCTGTCGGTGTCGTCAGAGTCGTCGCTGTCCTCGGGCCCCTCGGAGTTCTCGTCGTCGGAGTCGCCCGCGTTGACGTCCTCGATGCTGTCCTCCGCGTGCCGCACCCTGCGGTCTTCGACGTCGTCCTGTACCTCGTCGTGACCGAGCAGCACGCGGGACCGGTAGGCCATGGCGAGCAGGAAGGTGGTCAGCGCGAAGGTGATGACGATGGCCGTCAGCGCGAGCGCCTGCGGAAGCGGGTCGACCATCATCTCGATCGCCGCGGTTCCCACGAACACGGGCTGACCTGGTGGGCCGCCCGCGACCTGGAGGAAGAGGTTCGCTCCATGGCCGAGGATGACGATGCCGATGATCACGCGCATGAGCGAGCGCTGCATGATCAGGTAGAAGCCCACCGAGTACAGCACCGCGAGCACGGCGGCCATGACGATGTTGATCGTCATGTCCGCTCCACCTCCTCGTCGTCGAGCATCACGCCTTTCTCGGTGCCCGCTCCCACCGTGCGCAGCAGGTCGACGACGACACCGACGATGAGCAGGTACACGCCGACGTCGAGGAACAGGTTGGTGGCGATCTTGAGTTCACCGAGCACGGGAACGTCGAGGGTCCACTGTGCCGAGGCCAGCACCGTCTCCCCGAAGAGCGCCGGCACCAGCGCGGTGACCACCGCCAGCGTCAACCCCGCGCCGATCACGACCGGCGGGTGAATCCGGATCGCGGCGGCCAGCTCGGCACTACCGCCCGCCATGTAGCGCAGCACGAACGCGAGCCCGGCGACGAGCCCCCCGCTGAATCCGCCTCCCGCGTCGTGGTGACCGGCGAACAGCAGATACACCGACACCATCAGGACGGTGGGGAACACGATCCTCGCGCAGACTTCCAGCAGCAGCGACCTCGGCCAGCCGTTGCAGGCGTCGTCGGACATCAGCCAGCGGTCGCGGGGCGCGTCCCACTGGGTCCAGGGAACCGGTTGTTCCTGGTCGTCTTGTCCGGCCGTCACCGGTTCACCTCCGTGGCTTCAGTCGTGTCCGTTGCCGTGCGCGCACCGAGGGCGCTGTCCGGAGAGTCGCCGTCGGGAGGTTCGCTCCTCCCCGCCGGATCGTCGTCGGGGGAATCCCGCTGCGCCGACCGGCTCCTCGCCCTCGCGAGGATGAGGCTCGCCGCGCCGGTCGCCGCGACGGCGAGCACGGCGATCTCGCCGATGGTGTCGAAGGCGCGGAAGTCCACGATGATCGCGTTGACGACGTTGCTGGCCCCCGTTTCGGCCTCGGCGTTCTCGATGTAGGCCGTGCTGGCGGCCGGCATCCCCGGCTCCCTGCTCGCCGAGACCAGCACCGCGACGACGGCGACGAAGAGCCCCGCCACGACCGAGATGCCCGCCTTGACCCACCTGTCCTTGCGGATGAAGTGCCGTTCCTCGATGAACCGGGGCGGGAACCTGCGGATCACGAACACGAAGACGACGAGGGTGAGCGTCTCGACGAGGAACTGGGCCAGCGCGAGATCCGAGCCACCGTCCACGATGAACAGTGCGCCGATGCCGTACCCGACGGCACCGGTCAACAGCACGGCGGTGAGCCGCCGCCGGGCGAGCACGACGGTGAAGGTCGCCGCGACGACGAGTATCGCGAGCGGCAGTTGCAGCCAGGAGTCGAACCAGCGCAACTCGCCGGGCCAATCCACACCGGCCAGCAGCCCGCCTCCCGGCACGAGCACCATCACGACGAGGATCACGCCGATGTAGGTGGGCAGCGAACCGGCCTGCAACCGGCCGGTGACCGCGTGGGAAACCCATTCCAGCCCCGCGACGGAATACCGGTAGCCGCGCTGCGCCTGTAACGGACCGGGAACCCAGCCGGACAGTTTCGGCACGAGCACCGGCGCCGCGCGGAAGAGCCCGTAGCCGAGCAGCAGGATCACCGCGCTGAGTACGAGCGGACCGGTGATCCCGTGCCACAGCCCCAGTTCGTAGGACGGCCGCCGCGTCACGTAGTCGTCGGCGTACCCGGCGACGAGCGGTTCGAGCAGCGCCGTCGCGAACGGCAGCACGAGACCGGCGATCGCGGGCAGCGCGACCATCGTGCTCATCCCGACGCCCGGCTGGGTCGCCGGAATGGGCTCGGCGTCCTTGCGGGTGCGGAACGCGCCGGTCAGGAAGCGCAGGCTGTAGGCGACGGTGAACACCGAGCCGATGGCGACGCCCACCAGCAGCAGCAAGTCCTTGGTGTCGCCGT comes from the Prauserella marina genome and includes:
- the mbhE gene encoding hydrogen gas-evolving membrane-bound hydrogenase subunit E, giving the protein MLIAIAAHLVLAALLPLIARRWGKVAFLVGALAPAATLGYALTGTGKALGDQPPTESVAWAPDIGLEFTTRFDALSLIMILLVSGIGAVVLCYYFFYAKPDDSSVARNSALLTMFAGAMLGLVLADDIISLYLFWELTTVCSFLLVGGDGSTKKLRRSATQALLVTASGGLAMLLGLILLGTAAGTFRISEIIADPPDGSVVTAAALLILLGALTKSAQVPFHPWLPGAMVAPTPVSAYLHAAAMVKAGVYLVARFAPAFAGLPAWWIPIVVLGLWTMVLGGFRALREHDLKTLLAYGTVSQLGFLMVLLGVGTWISAVADATLILAHGLFKSALFLTVGIIDKRTGTRDIRELSGLGKRWPMLAIFATLAVLSMAGFPPLLGFLGKEVALEALLHGDTKDLLLLVGVAIGSVFTVAYSLRFLTGAFRTRKDAEPIPATQPGVGMSTMVALPAIAGLVLPFATALLEPLVAGYADDYVTRRPSYELGLWHGITGPLVLSAVILLLGYGLFRAAPVLVPKLSGWVPGPLQAQRGYRYSVAGLEWVSHAVTGRLQAGSLPTYIGVILVVMVLVPGGGLLAGVDWPGELRWFDSWLQLPLAILVVAATFTVVLARRRLTAVLLTGAVGYGIGALFIVDGGSDLALAQFLVETLTLVVFVFVIRRFPPRFIEERHFIRKDRWVKAGISVVAGLFVAVVAVLVSASREPGMPAASTAYIENAEAETGASNVVNAIIVDFRAFDTIGEIAVLAVAATGAASLILARARSRSAQRDSPDDDPAGRSEPPDGDSPDSALGARTATDTTEATEVNR
- a CDS encoding Na(+)/H(+) antiporter subunit C, giving the protein MTINIVMAAVLAVLYSVGFYLIMQRSLMRVIIGIVILGHGANLFLQVAGGPPGQPVFVGTAAIEMMVDPLPQALALTAIVITFALTTFLLAMAYRSRVLLGHDEVQDDVEDRRVRHAEDSIEDVNAGDSDDENSEGPEDSDDSDDTDSTDSTAAGSASNGGEARR
- a CDS encoding MnhB domain-containing protein, with product MTAGQDDQEQPVPWTQWDAPRDRWLMSDDACNGWPRSLLLEVCARIVFPTVLMVSVYLLFAGHHDAGGGFSGGLVAGLAFVLRYMAGGSAELAAAIRIHPPVVIGAGLTLAVVTALVPALFGETVLASAQWTLDVPVLGELKIATNLFLDVGVYLLIVGVVVDLLRTVGAGTEKGVMLDDEEVERT
- a CDS encoding Na+/H+ antiporter subunit D; the encoded protein is MTVLVVLPVLLPLLAAALSLMAGRFPSVQRIIGVLVLAAIAAIAGALLYRADTEGPVVLQLGGYSAPFGITLVADRLAALLLLVSAIVTLAVLIFSIGQRITDYGRETASTAFHPVYLVLCAGVSLAYLTGDLFNLFVAFEIMLASSYVLITRRTTAARVKASMTYVIVSLTSSLLFITMIALVYAATGTINLAALPGEMAQLSPGVQSALGLFMLVVFGIKAALVPLHFWLPDSYPTAPAPVTALFAGLLTKVGVYALIRTQTLVFSHGVSWTLLLIVALLTMIIGGLGAIAQNDLNRMLSFLLVSHIGYMIFGLALFTVIGLAGAILYIVHHITVVTALFLVSGLITRHTGTVSLNTMSGVAKAYPLVAVLFALPALSLAGIPPFSGFVAKITLLQAGAEVGTTAAYAVTAAAVLTSLLTLFAVTKIWVGAFWGKVAPPHPDPDPTDELTVGTGSTSRGMLVSTGGVVVVTLLIAAFAGPLSEISERAADDLLEGGAYQTAVLGHEGGTP